Proteins found in one Bordetella genomosp. 11 genomic segment:
- the hprK gene encoding HPr(Ser) kinase/phosphatase: protein MLTVQELVDDNADKIPFNWIAGQGAADRVVPDDGMAAADLVGHLNLIHPSRIQVFGQEELAYYTRFDLRRRMHHMDELLIGGVPAILLADGLTAPQDLIDQCDQHQVPLLSTPVPAAQLIDLLRIYLGKKLAPTTTVHGVFLDVLGLGVLITGESGLGKSELALELISRGHGLVADDAVELSRTAPNMIEGHCPSLLQNLLEVRGLGLLDIRTIFGETSVRRKMRLKLIVHLVRATAQDKFERLPLQDITQDMLGLPIRKVMLQVAAGRNLAVLVEAAVRNTILKLRGIDTLGEFMERQAMAILQNSK, encoded by the coding sequence ATGCTTACCGTCCAGGAACTGGTCGACGACAACGCCGACAAAATCCCCTTCAATTGGATCGCGGGACAAGGCGCGGCGGATCGGGTCGTGCCGGACGACGGCATGGCCGCGGCCGACCTGGTCGGCCACCTGAACCTGATCCACCCCTCGCGCATCCAGGTGTTCGGACAGGAAGAGCTGGCCTACTACACCCGTTTCGACCTGCGGCGTCGCATGCACCACATGGACGAACTGCTGATCGGCGGCGTGCCGGCGATCCTGCTGGCCGATGGCCTGACCGCACCGCAGGACCTCATCGACCAATGCGACCAGCACCAGGTGCCGTTGCTGAGCACGCCGGTTCCCGCCGCGCAATTGATCGATCTCCTGCGCATTTACCTGGGCAAGAAGCTGGCGCCGACCACCACGGTGCACGGCGTTTTCCTGGACGTGCTGGGGCTGGGGGTGCTGATCACCGGCGAATCGGGCCTGGGCAAGAGCGAGCTGGCGCTGGAATTGATTTCGCGCGGGCACGGGCTGGTCGCGGACGACGCGGTCGAACTCTCGCGCACGGCGCCGAACATGATCGAGGGCCACTGCCCTTCGCTGCTGCAGAACCTGCTGGAGGTGCGCGGCCTGGGCCTGCTGGACATCCGCACCATCTTCGGCGAGACGTCCGTGCGCCGCAAGATGCGCCTGAAGCTGATCGTGCACCTGGTGCGCGCGACGGCCCAGGACAAGTTCGAACGGCTGCCGCTGCAGGACATTACGCAGGACATGCTGGGCTTGCCCATCCGCAAGGTGATGCTGCAGGTGGCCGCCGGCCGCAACCTGGCCGTGCTGGTGGAAGCCGCGGTACGCAACACCATCCTGAAGCTGCGCGGCATCGACACGCTGGGCGAATTCATGGAACGCCAGGCCATGGCGATCCTGCAGAACAGCAAGTAA
- a CDS encoding c-type cytochrome produces the protein MSSTPSNDSPRGARGRTAGRIAVRIVVALLLVLAAGVAALAWRGYRDDPSTGPLQASADPAQRVAYGAYLAKVGDCMACHTVPGGQPYAGGAAIPTAFGTFYGPNITPDPSTGIGAWTADDFWRALHQGKAPSGALLYPAFPYTEYTRISRADADALYAYLRTVAPVARPSRPHDLDFPYGWRPLLALWRGLYFQPGVHADAGADSELARGRYLVDGLGHCIACHAPRNGLGATPGGSGLAGGTIEGLGWYAPALDGDPRNGLGRWSQDDIVALLKTGTSAYGAAAGPMGEVVAGSTQYLTDADARAIAVYLKSLPAGPAPAAATVREAGGMRRGAAVYEQHCVQCHAADGQGKGRDWPALAGNISVTAPYPGNVIHMVLEGGFAPATAGNPRPHGMPPFGQVLGDDDVAAVVSYVRNSWGNAAGGVTSLQVKQARAIGG, from the coding sequence ATGTCCTCCACCCCCTCGAACGACTCCCCGCGCGGGGCGCGCGGCAGAACCGCCGGCCGGATCGCCGTCCGTATCGTCGTCGCGCTGCTTCTGGTCCTGGCCGCCGGCGTGGCCGCGCTGGCATGGCGCGGTTATCGCGACGATCCGTCCACCGGACCGCTCCAGGCCAGCGCCGATCCCGCCCAGCGCGTGGCCTACGGCGCCTACCTGGCCAAAGTGGGCGATTGCATGGCTTGCCACACGGTGCCGGGCGGCCAACCGTATGCCGGCGGCGCCGCTATCCCGACGGCCTTCGGCACCTTCTACGGCCCCAACATCACCCCCGACCCGTCCACCGGCATCGGCGCCTGGACGGCCGACGATTTCTGGCGCGCCTTGCACCAGGGCAAGGCACCGTCGGGCGCGCTGCTGTATCCGGCCTTCCCCTATACGGAATACACCCGCATCAGCCGCGCGGATGCCGACGCGCTCTATGCCTATCTGCGCACCGTCGCGCCGGTTGCCCGTCCCAGCAGGCCGCATGACCTGGATTTCCCCTATGGTTGGCGGCCCTTGCTGGCGCTGTGGCGGGGCCTGTATTTCCAGCCCGGCGTGCACGCCGATGCCGGCGCCGATAGCGAGCTGGCGCGCGGCCGGTACCTGGTCGACGGCCTGGGGCATTGCATCGCCTGCCATGCGCCGCGCAATGGGCTGGGCGCCACGCCCGGCGGATCCGGCCTCGCGGGCGGCACCATCGAAGGCCTGGGGTGGTACGCACCCGCATTGGATGGCGATCCGCGCAACGGCCTGGGACGGTGGTCGCAAGACGATATCGTGGCCTTGCTGAAAACCGGCACCAGCGCGTACGGCGCTGCCGCCGGCCCGATGGGCGAAGTCGTCGCGGGCAGCACGCAATACCTGACCGATGCCGACGCGCGCGCGATCGCGGTGTATCTGAAGTCGCTGCCCGCCGGCCCGGCCCCAGCCGCGGCGACCGTGCGCGAGGCAGGCGGCATGCGGCGCGGCGCGGCCGTGTACGAGCAGCATTGCGTGCAATGCCATGCCGCCGACGGCCAGGGCAAAGGCAGGGACTGGCCGGCGCTGGCGGGCAATATCAGCGTCACCGCGCCCTATCCGGGCAATGTCATCCACATGGTGCTCGAAGGCGGTTTCGCGCCGGCCACGGCGGGCAATCCGCGTCCGCACGGCATGCCGCCGTTCGGCCAGGTACTGGGCGACGATGACGTCGCCGCCGTGGTGAGCTATGTGCGCAACAGCTGGGGCAATGCCGCGGGCGGCGTGACCTCGTTGCAGGTCAAGCAAGCCCGGGCGATAGGCGGATAG
- a CDS encoding PTS sugar transporter subunit IIA — MNHLPRILPAGNVVLDLLATSKKRAFEQAGLLFENHHGLARSTVFDSLFARERLGSTGLGQGVAVPHGRVKSLDEAVAAFFRLSRPVPFDSPDNQPVSMLLFLLVPENATQQHLDILAELAQLMSNKPLREALATETDPVAVHRMLTTGTL, encoded by the coding sequence ATGAATCATCTGCCCCGCATCCTGCCTGCCGGGAATGTCGTGCTTGACCTGCTGGCCACCAGTAAGAAGCGGGCATTCGAACAGGCGGGCCTGCTTTTCGAAAACCATCACGGCCTGGCCCGTTCGACCGTATTCGACAGCCTCTTCGCCAGGGAGCGGCTGGGTTCCACCGGATTGGGCCAAGGCGTCGCGGTACCGCACGGCCGGGTCAAGTCGCTGGACGAGGCGGTGGCGGCGTTTTTTCGCCTGTCGCGGCCCGTGCCCTTCGACTCGCCGGACAATCAGCCGGTCAGCATGCTGCTGTTCCTGCTGGTGCCGGAGAACGCGACCCAGCAGCACCTGGATATACTCGCCGAGCTCGCGCAATTGATGTCCAACAAACCCCTACGCGAAGCCCTGGCCACGGAAACCGATCCAGTGGCGGTGCATCGCATGTTGACGACCGGCACACTCTGA
- the hpf gene encoding ribosome hibernation-promoting factor, HPF/YfiA family translates to MNLSICGRHLDVTPAIREYVVNKLARALRHFDHIIDVQVMLSVEPLRHTAEVTMRLRGKDIHCEAQDENLYAAIDLLADKIDRQVIRHKDKVQSHATESVKRLPAAA, encoded by the coding sequence ATGAATCTAAGCATCTGCGGTCGTCATCTCGACGTCACCCCGGCGATCCGGGAGTATGTAGTGAACAAATTGGCGCGAGCTCTGCGGCATTTCGATCACATCATCGATGTGCAGGTCATGCTCTCGGTGGAACCTTTGCGACATACCGCCGAAGTCACCATGAGATTGCGAGGCAAGGACATCCATTGCGAAGCACAGGATGAAAACCTCTACGCCGCCATTGACTTGCTCGCCGATAAAATCGACCGTCAGGTTATCAGACACAAGGATAAGGTACAGAGCCACGCCACCGAGTCCGTGAAGCGACTACCCGCAGCGGCCTGA